The following are encoded together in the Micromonospora lupini genome:
- a CDS encoding MBL fold metallo-hydrolase has protein sequence MAALSRRTYVAGPKPVVAASVPPGEKGEVWSPTSSTLIFGDRDAVLVDALLTMDEGRALADWVAASGRNLTTIYVTHGHGDHFFGASAVLERFPDARMVATRSVVEHMRQQLGEQWLDGFWRKGFPDQIAENPPIAETLDDTTIELEGEKLVAVEVGHTDTDDTTVLHVPSLDLVVAGDAVYNGVHLYLAEAGNGGMQRWHAALDTVAALRPSVVIAGHKPDGADDDPDTIEQTRQYLDAFAAEAERADNAEALYAAMIRRYPDRINRSVAWNSAHAAKS, from the coding sequence ATGGCGGCACTGAGCAGAAGAACGTACGTCGCGGGACCCAAACCGGTCGTCGCCGCGAGCGTCCCGCCCGGCGAGAAGGGCGAGGTGTGGTCACCCACCAGCTCGACGCTGATCTTCGGAGATCGCGACGCGGTGCTCGTCGACGCCCTCCTGACCATGGACGAGGGACGCGCGCTTGCCGACTGGGTCGCCGCCAGCGGCCGCAACCTCACCACCATCTACGTCACCCACGGGCACGGCGACCACTTCTTCGGAGCGTCCGCCGTCCTGGAACGCTTCCCCGACGCGCGGATGGTCGCCACCCGGTCGGTGGTGGAACACATGCGCCAGCAGCTCGGCGAGCAGTGGCTCGACGGTTTCTGGCGCAAGGGCTTCCCGGACCAGATCGCCGAGAATCCACCGATCGCAGAAACTCTGGACGACACCACTATCGAGCTTGAGGGCGAGAAACTGGTGGCGGTCGAGGTCGGCCACACCGACACCGACGACACGACGGTGCTGCACGTGCCGTCGCTCGATCTGGTCGTCGCGGGGGACGCGGTCTACAACGGGGTCCACCTCTACCTCGCCGAGGCGGGCAACGGCGGGATGCAACGGTGGCACGCCGCCCTCGACACGGTCGCCGCGCTGCGGCCGTCCGTGGTGATCGCCGGGCACAAGCCCGACGGGGCCGACGACGACCCGGACACGATCGAGCAGACCCGCCAGTACCTGGACGCGTTCGCCGCCGAAGCAGAGCGCGCGGACAACGCCGAGGCCCTGTACGCGGCGATGATCCGCCGCTACCCCGACCGGATCAACCGGTCGGTGGCCTGGAACTCCGCGCACGCGGCCAAGAGCTGA
- a CDS encoding FUSC family protein has protein sequence MPVNQEPETDGDPAPHGWLGARRMVAGLRERAHEGLRSRTWRLRLYGLLAVQAGIAAAIAWFVTHQFLHNPSPVLAPTTAVGIVAASMGSRLRRTVELLVGVILGLAVGDTLMPFFGIGAWQTGVVVVLAIVLAILFKGGGSLLTQAGGTAVLIATLEPPVRDLSVPRFVDAAVGGLVGLAVGLLLVPIHPQRTLLRLAEPVVGPAAATIHELAAALRSRDLADAERSLRRLRELGPRLAALNDGLSAAQEVGRLAPLRWRERDSLAFHTASIQHLDRSLHSCRSLSRRLTTALKDEEPIPEEFPAAIDLLASAVLTLRWTIQNGAEPREAREQILMGVEMIGRAQGEAVRDPTRPHIHRLGYSGLIAAGEFRTAAHDLLVASGLDAESAAVLVRRAVDGYRRN, from the coding sequence GTGCCCGTCAACCAGGAGCCGGAGACCGACGGCGACCCGGCACCGCACGGATGGCTCGGGGCTCGCCGGATGGTCGCCGGTCTGCGGGAGCGGGCACACGAGGGGCTCCGCTCCCGCACCTGGCGGCTACGCCTGTACGGCCTGCTCGCGGTGCAGGCCGGCATCGCGGCGGCGATCGCCTGGTTCGTGACGCACCAATTCCTGCACAACCCGTCCCCGGTCCTCGCGCCCACCACCGCGGTCGGCATCGTGGCCGCCTCGATGGGGTCACGCCTGCGGCGCACCGTCGAGCTGCTGGTCGGGGTGATCCTCGGGCTGGCCGTCGGCGACACCCTCATGCCGTTCTTCGGCATCGGAGCCTGGCAGACAGGCGTGGTCGTCGTGCTGGCGATCGTCCTCGCCATCCTGTTCAAGGGCGGTGGTTCGCTGCTCACCCAGGCCGGTGGCACCGCGGTCCTCATCGCCACCCTGGAGCCACCCGTGCGCGACCTGTCCGTCCCCCGCTTCGTCGACGCGGCGGTCGGCGGACTGGTCGGGCTGGCTGTCGGACTGCTGCTGGTGCCCATCCATCCGCAGCGGACGCTGCTACGGCTGGCCGAGCCCGTCGTCGGACCGGCGGCCGCCACCATCCACGAGCTGGCCGCGGCGCTGCGGAGCCGCGACCTCGCCGACGCCGAGCGGAGCCTGCGCCGGTTGCGGGAACTCGGCCCCCGGCTGGCCGCCCTGAACGACGGGCTCAGCGCCGCCCAGGAGGTGGGGCGGCTGGCGCCCCTGCGCTGGCGGGAGCGCGACTCCCTGGCCTTCCACACGGCGTCGATCCAGCATCTGGACCGTAGCCTGCACAGCTGCCGCTCCCTGTCCCGACGACTCACGACGGCGCTCAAGGACGAGGAACCCATCCCCGAGGAGTTTCCCGCGGCCATCGACCTGCTGGCCTCCGCCGTGCTGACCCTGCGCTGGACGATCCAGAACGGTGCGGAGCCGCGGGAGGCCCGCGAGCAGATCCTGATGGGTGTCGAGATGATCGGACGGGCGCAGGGGGAGGCCGTGCGGGATCCCACCCGACCGCACATCCACCGTCTGGGCTACTCCGGGTTGATCGCCGCAGGCGAGTTTCGCACGGCCGCCCACGACCTGCTCGTCGCCAGCGGGCTGGACGCCGAGAGTGCGGCGGTGCTGGTGCGGAGGGCGGTGGACGGGTACCGGCGCAACTGA
- a CDS encoding DUF72 domain-containing protein, which yields MWSHRSWPGRSLPSGERLRHYASWCDAVEGNTTFYATPARDTVASWAAQTDPSFRFVLKLPRVVTHERRLTDVGDPLRAFLDAIEPLGPRAHALWIQLPGSFSPADVPALGRFLGQLPRSHRYAVEVRHPAFFTEPRAIRLLEETLTAASAEWIPFDTTAFFTSPPTSDAERDAWTKKPRVPLRSVALTDRPIVRYLGRDDSARTVQGWRRWVEVTADWLREGRSPTMFVHTPDNADAPQLARRFHDEVRARVPGLDALPEPMPVEPLTLF from the coding sequence ATGTGGAGTCACCGGTCGTGGCCGGGTCGCTCGCTACCGTCCGGAGAGCGCCTGCGGCACTACGCGAGTTGGTGCGACGCCGTCGAGGGAAACACGACGTTCTACGCGACGCCGGCCCGGGACACCGTGGCGTCGTGGGCGGCGCAGACCGATCCGAGCTTCCGGTTCGTCCTCAAACTTCCCAGGGTCGTCACGCACGAACGCCGACTCACCGACGTCGGCGACCCGCTGCGCGCCTTCCTGGACGCGATCGAGCCCCTCGGTCCACGCGCCCACGCTCTCTGGATCCAGCTACCGGGGTCGTTCTCCCCGGCCGACGTGCCCGCCCTCGGCCGGTTCCTCGGCCAGCTCCCCCGCTCCCACCGGTACGCCGTGGAGGTTCGCCATCCCGCGTTCTTCACCGAACCCCGCGCGATCCGGCTGCTCGAGGAGACCCTCACCGCGGCCTCGGCCGAGTGGATTCCCTTCGACACCACTGCGTTCTTCACCAGCCCGCCGACAAGCGACGCGGAACGCGACGCCTGGACCAAGAAGCCACGGGTGCCGCTGCGGTCGGTCGCGCTTACCGACCGCCCGATCGTCCGCTACCTGGGCCGCGACGACAGCGCCCGAACGGTGCAGGGGTGGCGACGCTGGGTCGAGGTCACCGCCGACTGGCTGCGCGAGGGTCGCTCCCCCACCATGTTCGTCCACACACCTGACAACGCCGACGCGCCGCAGCTCGCCCGCCGGTTTCACGACGAGGTACGAGCACGCGTGCCCGGCCTCGACGCCCTGCCCGAACCGATGCCTGTCGAACCCCTGACCCTCTTCTGA
- a CDS encoding DNA repair protein, which yields MPIQPNDRFHQDPTRLWRAAEEAGPVPAQPRHRVTRATGALSWAKLNSVPAGSSSRHGLNTR from the coding sequence ATGCCGATTCAGCCGAACGACCGCTTCCACCAGGACCCCACGCGACTCTGGCGAGCAGCGGAGGAAGCCGGGCCCGTTCCGGCCCAACCGCGCCACCGGGTGACCCGCGCCACGGGCGCGCTGTCCTGGGCGAAGCTGAACAGCGTGCCGGCCGGCAGCTCCAGCCGGCACGGCCTCAACACGCGCTGA
- a CDS encoding VOC family protein, which produces MSLRGFATLNVWADDVAAATEWYAQFLGQDAYFSRPGPDGRPAYTEFRVGDYQAELGIIDRRYAPPGAVTGPGGAVMHWHVDDLDATVARLLALGATEYQPITPHGDEGFVTAAVVDPFGNVLGVMTNPHYLDVLSAGRAT; this is translated from the coding sequence ATGAGCCTGCGCGGATTCGCCACGCTGAACGTCTGGGCGGACGACGTGGCGGCGGCCACCGAGTGGTACGCCCAGTTCCTGGGCCAGGACGCGTACTTCTCGCGGCCCGGTCCCGACGGACGTCCGGCCTACACGGAGTTCCGCGTGGGCGACTACCAGGCGGAGCTGGGCATCATCGACCGCCGGTACGCGCCACCCGGCGCGGTGACCGGGCCGGGCGGCGCCGTCATGCACTGGCACGTCGACGACCTCGACGCCACCGTGGCGCGGCTCCTGGCCCTGGGCGCGACGGAGTACCAGCCGATCACGCCGCACGGGGACGAGGGGTTCGTCACCGCGGCGGTTGTCGACCCGTTCGGCAACGTGCTGGGCGTCATGACCAACCCGCACTACCTCGACGTGCTCTCCGCGGGGAGGGCGACGTGA
- a CDS encoding glycoside hydrolase family 15 protein — protein sequence METTYPAVEEHGLIGDLQTAALISKDGTIDWFCAPRFDSPSVFAALLDRRRGGHFQLSPDGVEYTSKQLYLPGTPILITRFHSADGVGELVDFMPVTGAQATDQHRLIRLVRMVRGSMRFRFDCRPRFNYGRDPYELEVHPEGDVFRSSTLSLTLTPFKNAERLIDAGAIRRDAEGVCVRYELHGGDIGGVVLETDCPHAPRALSIEQACELLAETRDHWRRWIGRSTYTGRWREMVERSAMTLKLMTYAPTGALVAAPTAGLPEQIGGPRNWDYRYTWIRDASFSVHALLSIGFTDEAEKYLLWLDGRIRDARDGDVPLQVMYRIDGSPDLPEEVLGYLEGYRGSAPVRIGNGAAGQLQLDIYGEALLALDLASRNGLFVSYEAWRKTAGLMDWLCDHWDQPEDGIWETRSGRQDFTYGRLMAWVALDRAIRLAKRHGRPGDTARWTIERNAVYEQLMARGFHPGRGAFVQHYGTDILDASLLAMPGLGFISPTDPMWESTLRAMDGDLVSDSLVYRYDPKASPDGLAGSEGTFSMCTFWYVQALAQSGRLDDARLTFEKMLTYSTPLGLYSEEIAPTGEQIGNFPQAFSHLSLISTAHHLDDLLDRER from the coding sequence GTGGAGACGACGTACCCCGCGGTGGAGGAGCACGGCCTGATCGGCGACCTGCAGACCGCAGCGCTGATCAGCAAGGACGGCACGATCGACTGGTTCTGCGCGCCACGCTTCGACTCGCCGAGCGTCTTCGCCGCCCTGCTTGACCGTCGCAGGGGCGGGCACTTCCAGCTCTCGCCGGACGGCGTCGAGTACACGAGCAAGCAGCTCTACCTGCCCGGTACGCCGATCCTGATCACCCGCTTCCACAGCGCCGACGGTGTGGGGGAGCTGGTGGACTTCATGCCCGTCACCGGTGCGCAGGCCACCGACCAGCATCGGTTGATCCGGCTGGTCCGGATGGTCCGGGGAAGCATGCGCTTCCGCTTCGACTGCCGGCCACGGTTCAACTACGGGCGGGATCCGTACGAGCTCGAGGTCCATCCGGAGGGCGACGTCTTCCGCAGCTCGACCCTCTCCCTCACCCTGACCCCCTTCAAGAACGCGGAGCGGCTAATCGACGCCGGGGCGATCCGTCGGGACGCGGAGGGCGTCTGCGTCCGCTACGAGCTGCACGGCGGCGACATCGGCGGCGTCGTCCTGGAGACGGACTGCCCGCACGCGCCCCGGGCGCTCAGCATCGAGCAGGCCTGTGAACTGCTCGCCGAGACCCGCGACCACTGGCGGCGGTGGATCGGCCGCTCCACCTACACCGGTCGCTGGCGGGAGATGGTCGAACGGTCCGCGATGACGCTCAAGCTCATGACGTACGCCCCGACGGGTGCTCTGGTCGCCGCGCCGACGGCCGGGTTGCCGGAGCAGATCGGCGGGCCGCGGAACTGGGACTACCGCTACACGTGGATCCGGGACGCCTCGTTCTCGGTGCACGCGCTGCTCAGCATCGGTTTCACAGACGAGGCGGAGAAGTATCTTCTCTGGCTCGACGGGCGCATCCGGGACGCCCGCGACGGTGACGTCCCCCTCCAGGTGATGTACCGGATCGACGGCTCACCGGACCTCCCCGAGGAGGTGCTGGGTTATCTGGAGGGGTACCGCGGCTCGGCGCCGGTGCGAATCGGCAACGGCGCGGCGGGCCAACTGCAGCTCGACATCTACGGCGAGGCGCTCCTGGCTCTGGATCTCGCCAGCCGAAACGGGCTTTTCGTCTCGTACGAGGCGTGGCGGAAGACGGCGGGGTTGATGGACTGGCTCTGCGACCACTGGGACCAGCCCGAGGACGGCATCTGGGAAACCCGGTCCGGCCGGCAGGACTTCACCTACGGGCGGTTGATGGCCTGGGTGGCGTTGGACCGTGCCATCCGTCTCGCGAAGCGCCATGGACGTCCCGGCGACACGGCCCGCTGGACCATCGAGCGCAACGCCGTCTACGAGCAGCTCATGGCACGTGGATTCCATCCCGGACGTGGCGCGTTCGTGCAGCACTACGGCACCGACATCCTGGACGCGTCGCTCCTCGCGATGCCTGGGCTCGGCTTCATCTCGCCTACCGATCCGATGTGGGAGTCGACGCTGCGCGCGATGGACGGCGACCTGGTCTCCGACAGCCTCGTCTACCGCTACGACCCGAAGGCCTCGCCGGACGGGCTCGCCGGCTCCGAGGGCACCTTCAGCATGTGCACCTTCTGGTACGTCCAGGCCCTCGCCCAGTCCGGCCGGCTCGACGACGCCCGGCTGACGTTCGAGAAGATGCTGACGTACAGCACGCCGTTGGGGCTCTACTCGGAGGAGATCGCCCCCACAGGTGAGCAGATCGGCAACTTCCCGCAGGCGTTCAGCCACCTCTCGCTGATCAGCACGGCGCATCACCTCGACGACCTCCTCGACCGCGAGCGCTGA
- a CDS encoding glycosyltransferase has product MRVLFASLASVGHTYPLIPLAIAAREAGHEVHFAAGEAVHAPLAANGLRPFRPGDVFYEAYAEDLEPELVRLRPDLVVHEWGMPGAAVAARRAGIPGLWHGFGRLFPDGIGLELPTRNAEVVGRPHLDIWPPSLQDETFLGTERRIELRPVAFSTAAPLPPEVRHRTSRPFIYLSLGTAFGTPELLRTAMAGLATLGAQVVVAAGRVPPEKLGEIPDGVTVHRWVPQAELLPLVDAVVHHGGSGTTLGALAAGVPQVLIPQGANQFADAAALSAAGVALRLLPGEVDADAVAEQTRRVLAPYGAQRDAVRDIAEEIARMPSPASVAKRLPEFVG; this is encoded by the coding sequence ATGCGCGTGCTGTTCGCCAGTCTTGCCTCCGTCGGGCACACCTATCCGCTGATCCCGTTGGCCATCGCCGCCCGCGAGGCCGGTCACGAGGTCCATTTCGCCGCCGGCGAGGCGGTGCACGCGCCGCTCGCCGCGAACGGCCTACGGCCATTCCGTCCTGGCGACGTCTTCTACGAGGCGTACGCCGAGGATCTGGAACCGGAGCTGGTGCGTCTTCGACCCGACCTGGTGGTGCACGAGTGGGGGATGCCGGGAGCCGCCGTCGCCGCCCGTCGGGCGGGCATCCCGGGCCTGTGGCACGGGTTCGGTCGCCTGTTTCCCGACGGCATCGGCCTCGAACTGCCCACCAGGAACGCCGAGGTCGTCGGCCGCCCGCACCTCGACATCTGGCCGCCCTCACTGCAGGACGAGACGTTCCTCGGCACCGAGCGTCGGATCGAGCTGCGGCCGGTCGCCTTCTCGACGGCGGCCCCGCTGCCCCCGGAGGTGCGACACCGGACGTCCCGCCCATTCATCTATCTGTCCCTCGGGACCGCGTTCGGCACGCCGGAACTGCTCCGGACGGCCATGGCCGGTCTGGCGACGCTGGGTGCGCAGGTGGTGGTCGCGGCGGGTCGGGTGCCCCCGGAGAAGCTTGGCGAGATTCCCGACGGGGTCACCGTGCACCGCTGGGTGCCGCAGGCGGAGCTGCTGCCGCTCGTCGACGCGGTGGTGCACCACGGTGGCAGTGGCACCACCCTCGGCGCGCTCGCGGCCGGTGTGCCGCAGGTGCTCATTCCGCAGGGCGCCAACCAGTTCGCCGATGCCGCCGCGCTCAGCGCCGCCGGTGTCGCCCTGCGGCTCCTGCCAGGTGAGGTGGACGCGGACGCGGTCGCCGAACAGACTCGCCGTGTGCTCGCGCCGTACGGTGCGCAGCGTGACGCGGTCCGTGACATCGCCGAGGAGATCGCCCGGATGCCCTCGCCGGCGTCCGTCGCCAAGCGCCTGCCCGAGTTCGTCGGGTGA
- a CDS encoding immune inhibitor A domain-containing protein has translation MARTRTAGALAAVLVLPALSVVVTTSPAAAESAASKAPPPSDMRELTRKDFTLDGRPVETPSRYQPRTDARRQAQKATGETPAVGTVRQWLGLDDVQGTVYRKDYTLRAVGEHIEVWVANDLAFPAGDCRAQVPSSTQITDTQVQHLVDEFDHNMYPKETNAFSTPPDRDGTNAQIGPDADGKGGVYTGAGDKTVTLVDNVRDDNYYTFPAAPTYVAGFFSAQFNELLDRNVMTVDAFDWLHRMTANPPDEPTADLCTSRSARPNSYEGTFAHEWQHLAHYYTDPFEGNWINEGLSDFAMSLTGYSNSKATVFDRGADSHLYCYQGFGTVQTPYNTNPRECGGPENSLTLWDESPDPNAVLADYGSAYSMMMFLYDRYGAAFMSRLHRDGERQGIASLDAELETVGVHDVYQVVHDFQSMTLLDKLVGESKLGVTLGVSKSRVTTPSLRSTVNLASTAANGTPGVAPNGADYVQLGAAKGKVLTGRDLRSVKFQGAKTLPALPLAWTSTTQDPDRPGNAVLFSGNANSLDSAAVTSVEVPTADPTLRFLAKYGAEFGFDYGYVTVSTDGGATYTAIPGDHTVEGPLGPALNGTTDGFEARSYDLSAYAGKTVLLGFRYVSDGGVNEGGLLLDDITLGGRTISDGSSLTPFDSPTEIRPTQVKNWNLRLIGIDEKHSIAWQFESNGKSEVTIGKVQLAVLDAFPKVVAVVAYDEPTEQVTQYAPYQLTVNGVVQPGGASSLS, from the coding sequence ATGGCACGCACCCGCACCGCTGGGGCGCTCGCCGCCGTCCTCGTCCTACCGGCCCTCTCCGTCGTCGTCACGACGTCACCGGCAGCGGCGGAATCCGCCGCGTCGAAGGCCCCGCCGCCGAGTGACATGCGTGAGCTCACCCGCAAGGACTTCACACTCGATGGGCGGCCCGTCGAGACGCCTTCGCGCTACCAGCCGCGTACGGACGCGCGCCGGCAGGCGCAGAAGGCCACCGGCGAGACGCCGGCGGTCGGTACGGTCCGGCAGTGGCTCGGCCTCGACGACGTGCAGGGCACCGTCTACCGCAAGGACTACACGCTGCGGGCGGTCGGCGAGCACATCGAGGTCTGGGTCGCCAACGACCTGGCATTCCCGGCCGGCGACTGCCGGGCCCAGGTGCCGTCCTCGACGCAGATCACCGACACGCAGGTGCAGCACCTCGTCGACGAGTTCGACCACAACATGTACCCGAAGGAGACCAACGCCTTCAGCACCCCGCCGGACCGGGACGGCACGAACGCCCAGATCGGGCCGGACGCCGACGGCAAGGGTGGCGTCTACACGGGCGCGGGCGACAAGACCGTCACCCTCGTGGACAACGTGCGCGACGACAATTACTACACGTTCCCGGCCGCGCCGACCTACGTCGCCGGGTTCTTCTCGGCGCAGTTCAACGAGCTGCTCGACCGCAACGTGATGACCGTCGACGCGTTCGACTGGCTGCACCGGATGACGGCGAACCCGCCGGACGAGCCCACCGCCGACCTGTGCACCAGTCGTAGCGCGCGGCCGAACAGCTACGAGGGCACGTTCGCGCACGAGTGGCAGCACCTGGCGCACTACTACACCGACCCGTTCGAGGGTAACTGGATCAACGAGGGTCTCTCCGACTTCGCCATGTCGCTCACCGGTTACAGCAACTCGAAGGCAACCGTCTTCGACCGGGGAGCGGACAGCCACCTCTACTGCTACCAGGGGTTCGGCACCGTCCAGACGCCGTACAACACGAACCCCCGCGAGTGCGGCGGGCCGGAGAACTCCCTGACCCTCTGGGACGAGAGCCCCGACCCGAACGCGGTGCTCGCCGACTACGGCAGCGCGTACTCGATGATGATGTTCCTGTACGACCGCTACGGCGCGGCCTTCATGTCCCGGCTGCACCGAGACGGCGAACGGCAGGGCATCGCGAGCCTCGACGCCGAGCTGGAGACCGTCGGAGTGCACGACGTCTACCAGGTCGTCCACGACTTCCAGTCGATGACCCTGCTGGACAAGCTCGTCGGCGAGTCGAAGCTCGGCGTCACCCTCGGCGTCTCCAAGAGCCGGGTCACCACGCCGAGCCTGCGCTCCACAGTCAACCTGGCCAGCACGGCGGCCAACGGCACGCCTGGCGTCGCGCCGAACGGGGCCGACTACGTGCAGCTGGGCGCCGCGAAGGGCAAGGTGCTCACCGGTCGCGATCTGCGGTCGGTGAAGTTCCAGGGCGCGAAGACCCTGCCGGCGCTCCCGCTGGCGTGGACGAGCACCACCCAGGATCCGGACCGTCCGGGCAACGCCGTCCTGTTCTCCGGCAACGCCAACAGCCTGGACTCGGCGGCCGTCACCTCCGTCGAGGTGCCGACCGCGGACCCGACGCTGCGGTTCCTCGCAAAGTACGGCGCGGAGTTCGGCTTCGACTACGGCTACGTGACCGTGTCGACCGACGGCGGCGCGACGTACACGGCGATCCCCGGTGACCACACGGTCGAGGGTCCCCTCGGGCCGGCGCTGAACGGCACGACCGACGGATTCGAGGCACGCTCGTACGACCTGTCGGCGTACGCCGGCAAGACCGTGCTGCTCGGCTTCCGCTACGTCAGCGACGGCGGCGTCAACGAGGGCGGGCTGCTGCTCGACGACATCACCCTCGGCGGGAGGACGATAAGCGACGGCTCCAGCCTGACGCCGTTCGACTCGCCCACCGAGATCCGCCCGACCCAGGTCAAGAACTGGAACCTGCGGCTCATCGGCATCGACGAGAAGCACTCGATCGCCTGGCAGTTCGAGTCGAACGGCAAGTCCGAGGTCACGATCGGCAAGGTGCAGTTGGCAGTTCTTGACGCGTTCCCCAAGGTCGTTGCCGTGGTGGCGTACGACGAGCCGACCGAGCAGGTGACGCAGTACGCGCCGTACCAGCTCACCGTCAACGGCGTCGTACAGCCCGGAGGAGCCAGCTCGCTGAGCTGA
- a CDS encoding quinone oxidoreductase family protein gives MDVLRGEPVLREISFAAGHPAEVVQAPDPAPGPGQLLVRTEAVGVGVGLARLLAAAGESGEPVRPGGEVVGTVVALGSDLPGFAVGDRVGGVVFQDAFADLVVADPRLVGPVPAEVDAAAALALVRGGLIASSVLRIGRFEPGESVLVTAAASGTGHLAVQLARALGAGRVVGAVGSPDKADFVRECGADDVVTYAQQSWGDPVDVVLDGAGGELVQRGVAALAPFGRLVAFSAGGGNVDLAGLLGGVKSVIGFTIGTLNRNRPELVERHRAELWDLLAAGQLRPRHTDFPLDQVTDAIELITTRVNLGRVVLRTG, from the coding sequence GAGATCAGTTTTGCCGCCGGCCATCCGGCCGAGGTCGTGCAAGCGCCGGATCCGGCACCCGGGCCGGGACAGCTGCTGGTACGCACCGAGGCTGTCGGAGTCGGTGTGGGACTCGCGCGGCTGTTGGCGGCGGCCGGCGAGAGCGGGGAGCCCGTCAGACCGGGCGGGGAGGTCGTCGGCACCGTCGTGGCGCTCGGTTCGGACCTGCCCGGGTTCGCCGTGGGTGACCGGGTCGGAGGTGTGGTGTTCCAGGACGCCTTCGCCGACCTGGTCGTCGCCGACCCCCGGCTGGTTGGCCCCGTACCGGCCGAAGTGGACGCGGCGGCGGCGCTCGCGCTGGTCCGTGGCGGTCTGATCGCGTCGAGTGTGCTGCGGATCGGCCGGTTCGAGCCAGGCGAGTCCGTGCTGGTGACCGCGGCGGCCAGCGGTACAGGTCACCTTGCCGTGCAGTTGGCCCGGGCGCTCGGCGCGGGCCGGGTCGTCGGGGCGGTCGGGTCGCCCGACAAGGCTGACTTCGTCCGCGAGTGCGGCGCCGACGATGTGGTCACCTACGCCCAGCAGTCGTGGGGTGACCCCGTCGATGTGGTGCTCGACGGGGCCGGCGGCGAGCTGGTGCAGCGTGGTGTGGCTGCCCTCGCACCGTTCGGTCGGCTCGTCGCGTTCAGCGCCGGCGGCGGCAACGTCGATTTGGCCGGCCTGCTCGGCGGCGTCAAGTCCGTCATCGGGTTCACCATCGGCACGCTCAACCGCAATCGGCCGGAACTGGTCGAGCGGCACCGCGCCGAGCTGTGGGACCTGCTCGCCGCCGGCCAGCTGCGACCCCGGCACACCGACTTCCCGCTCGACCAGGTCACCGACGCTATTGAGCTGATCACGACTCGCGTCAACCTCGGACGCGTCGTGCTGCGCACCGGCTGA
- a CDS encoding Clp protease N-terminal domain-containing protein, with amino-acid sequence MTEPFQMSNSVKLDDLIQAIKKAHTDALEQLTDAVIAADHLGEVADHLIGHFVDQARRSGASWTDIGRSMGVSKQAAQKRFVAKGSTEAAALDPNAGFGRFTPRARNVVVASQEEARAAGSPEIGPAHLVLGLLAEPEGLAARVLAGRGATAEAVREAVGAVLPPAVDQVPDLIPYDARGKKALELTFREALRLGHNYIGTEHILLALVEQEDGTGVLTDLGLTKEAVEADLSAALAAVVKASAADDAG; translated from the coding sequence ATGACCGAACCCTTCCAGATGAGCAACTCCGTCAAGCTCGACGACCTGATCCAGGCGATCAAGAAAGCGCATACCGACGCGCTCGAGCAGCTCACCGACGCTGTCATCGCCGCCGACCACCTCGGAGAGGTCGCTGACCACCTGATCGGGCACTTCGTCGACCAGGCCCGGCGCTCGGGCGCCTCCTGGACCGACATCGGCCGCAGCATGGGGGTCAGCAAGCAGGCCGCCCAGAAGCGCTTCGTAGCGAAGGGCTCCACCGAGGCGGCAGCGCTCGACCCGAATGCCGGCTTCGGTCGGTTCACTCCCAGGGCCCGTAACGTGGTCGTGGCGTCCCAGGAGGAGGCCCGCGCCGCGGGGAGCCCCGAGATCGGCCCCGCGCACCTGGTGCTGGGTCTGCTCGCCGAGCCGGAGGGGCTGGCGGCTCGGGTGCTGGCGGGTCGGGGTGCGACAGCCGAGGCGGTACGCGAGGCGGTCGGCGCGGTCCTTCCGCCGGCGGTCGACCAGGTCCCAGACCTCATCCCGTACGACGCGCGCGGCAAGAAGGCGTTGGAGCTGACCTTCCGGGAGGCGCTGCGACTCGGGCACAACTACATCGGCACCGAGCACATCCTGCTCGCCCTGGTGGAGCAGGAGGACGGGACCGGCGTACTCACCGATCTCGGCCTGACCAAGGAGGCCGTCGAAGCCGACCTGTCCGCCGCCCTCGCGGCCGTCGTCAAGGCGTCAGCGGCCGACGACGCTGGCTGA